One part of the Rhodococcus oxybenzonivorans genome encodes these proteins:
- a CDS encoding DNA-directed RNA polymerase subunit alpha: MLISQRPTLTEEVIADNRSKFVIEPLEPGFGYTLGNSLRRTLLSSIPGAAVTSIRIDGVLHEFTTVPGVKEDVTDIILNLKGLVVSSEEDEPVTMYVRKQGPGAVTAGDIVPPAGVTVNNPDLHIATLNDKGKLEIELVVERGRGYVPAVQNKASGAEIGRIPVDSIYSPVLKVTYKVEATRVEQRTDFDRLVLDVETKNSITARDALASAGKTLVELFGLARELNVEAEGIEIGPSPAEADHIASFGLPIEDLDLTVRSYNCLKREGVHTVGELVGRTESDLLDIRNFGQKSIDEVKVKLHSLGLSLKDSPASFDPTTVAGYDAATGTWSDTDAGSFGDADGTEDYAETEQL; the protein is encoded by the coding sequence ATGCTCATTTCTCAGCGACCCACGCTGACCGAAGAGGTCATCGCTGACAACCGCTCGAAGTTCGTCATCGAGCCCCTCGAGCCAGGTTTCGGGTACACCCTCGGCAATTCGCTCCGCCGCACGCTGCTGTCTTCGATCCCCGGCGCTGCTGTCACCAGCATCCGCATCGACGGCGTTCTGCACGAGTTCACCACGGTCCCCGGTGTGAAGGAAGACGTCACCGACATCATCCTGAACCTCAAGGGCCTCGTCGTGAGCTCCGAAGAGGACGAGCCGGTCACCATGTACGTCCGTAAGCAGGGCCCCGGCGCTGTGACCGCAGGCGACATCGTGCCCCCGGCCGGCGTCACCGTGAACAACCCGGATCTGCACATCGCCACCCTGAACGACAAGGGAAAGCTGGAGATCGAGCTCGTCGTCGAGCGCGGTCGCGGCTACGTCCCCGCCGTCCAGAACAAGGCGTCCGGCGCAGAGATCGGCCGCATCCCGGTCGACTCGATCTACTCGCCGGTGCTCAAGGTCACCTACAAGGTGGAGGCCACCCGCGTCGAGCAGCGCACCGACTTCGATCGGCTCGTGCTCGATGTGGAAACCAAGAACTCCATCACCGCTCGGGACGCGCTCGCTTCTGCGGGCAAGACCCTGGTTGAGCTCTTCGGCCTGGCCCGTGAGCTGAACGTCGAAGCAGAAGGCATCGAGATCGGACCCTCGCCCGCCGAGGCCGATCACATCGCTTCCTTCGGACTGCCCATCGAGGACCTGGACCTCACCGTCCGTTCCTACAACTGCCTCAAGCGCGAAGGTGTTCACACCGTCGGTGAGCTTGTCGGCCGTACCGAGTCCGACCTGCTCGACATCCGCAACTTCGGACAGAAGTCCATCGACGAGGTGAAGGTCAAGCTGCATTCGCTGGGCTTGTCCCTCAAGGACAGCCCCGCGTCCTTCGATCCCACCACCGTTGCCGGTTACGACGCCGCCACCGGAACGTGGAGTGACACGGATGCCGGTTCCTTCGGCGATGCCGACGGTACCGAGGACTACGCCGAGACCGAACAGCTGTAG
- a CDS encoding NADPH-dependent FMN reductase, giving the protein MSEIEPVRLELIIGSTRVGRIAPVVANWFVERARTYPHVELGVIDLLETSLPQNLDDSPATDAFRARVGRAHGFVAVTSEYNHGYPAALKTAFDSVKHEWRAKPIGFVSYGGVSGGLRATEQLRQVVAELHMVSVRQSVSFHQVRKKFDDNGRTTDAAAVDSADRMLAQLVWWARAVRLHRATESYPG; this is encoded by the coding sequence ATGAGCGAAATCGAGCCCGTCCGGTTAGAACTCATCATCGGATCGACCAGGGTCGGGCGCATTGCCCCCGTCGTGGCGAACTGGTTCGTCGAACGCGCTCGCACATATCCTCACGTGGAACTGGGCGTCATCGACTTGCTCGAAACCTCGCTGCCTCAAAATCTCGACGATTCTCCCGCCACCGACGCGTTCCGGGCACGGGTGGGGCGTGCCCACGGATTCGTGGCCGTCACATCCGAATACAACCATGGGTATCCGGCCGCCTTGAAGACCGCATTCGACAGTGTGAAACACGAGTGGCGCGCAAAGCCCATCGGCTTCGTGTCGTACGGGGGAGTCTCGGGCGGCTTGCGTGCGACCGAGCAACTGCGCCAGGTCGTGGCGGAATTACACATGGTTTCGGTGCGTCAAAGTGTGAGCTTCCACCAAGTGCGCAAGAAGTTCGACGACAACGGTCGCACCACTGACGCCGCCGCCGTCGACTCGGCGGATCGGATGCTCGCGCAGTTGGTCTGGTGGGCCCGTGCTGTGCGACTCCACCGTGCGACCGAGAGCTACCCCGGTTAG
- a CDS encoding polysaccharide pyruvyl transferase family protein: MNDPLDDLQRATIAALAPTVQHGQSVALLDYPAHFNAGDLLIYQGTLSYLARMGASVDYVCALHTYDTKVLSACVPEGPLLLNGGGNFGDRWFGYQKFRERVIAEHPERKIVQMPQTIEFHDDAALARAQRIYAQHPDLTLLMRDRRGYELARELFPENTVVFCADAALGVGRIAPSAEPTRDIVLLKRRDPESVQSAKSLPASLASAYMTDWHVSPADNAQWWPTTLGLLLLNKLPGVRSRMYPLTRRAFDWQADMVVDNAVAILSQGRLVVTDRLHAGILAVLMGKPVVLVDNANKKVSRIHGDYLSNFPDTHLAENFDHAAELAGQLVS, encoded by the coding sequence ATGAACGACCCTTTGGACGATCTGCAACGAGCAACCATCGCTGCGCTCGCACCCACTGTGCAGCATGGACAGTCGGTCGCTCTCCTCGACTATCCGGCGCATTTCAACGCGGGTGACCTTCTGATCTACCAGGGGACGCTAAGCTATCTGGCCAGGATGGGTGCGAGCGTGGATTACGTCTGCGCGCTGCACACCTATGACACGAAGGTTCTGTCCGCGTGTGTTCCCGAGGGACCGTTGCTGTTGAACGGCGGCGGGAATTTCGGCGATCGATGGTTCGGCTACCAAAAGTTCCGTGAGCGCGTGATCGCGGAGCATCCGGAACGAAAAATCGTTCAGATGCCACAGACCATCGAGTTCCACGACGACGCAGCGCTGGCGAGGGCGCAGCGAATCTATGCGCAGCATCCCGATCTCACGTTGCTGATGCGGGACCGGCGCGGCTATGAACTAGCCCGTGAACTATTTCCCGAGAACACCGTCGTCTTCTGTGCCGATGCAGCATTGGGAGTCGGAAGGATCGCGCCCTCCGCCGAACCCACGCGCGATATCGTGCTTCTCAAACGCCGCGACCCCGAATCCGTTCAGTCCGCGAAGAGCCTTCCGGCCTCACTCGCGTCGGCGTACATGACGGATTGGCACGTCAGTCCCGCCGACAACGCCCAGTGGTGGCCCACTACCCTCGGACTTCTGCTACTGAACAAGCTGCCGGGTGTTCGGTCCCGTATGTACCCATTGACGCGCCGTGCCTTCGACTGGCAAGCGGACATGGTGGTCGACAATGCAGTGGCGATCTTGTCGCAGGGGCGGCTCGTGGTCACCGATCGGCTGCATGCGGGAATCCTTGCCGTACTGATGGGCAAACCTGTCGTCCTGGTCGACAATGCCAACAAGAAGGTGTCCAGAATTCATGGCGACTATCTGAGCAATTTCCCGGATACCCACCTCGCCGAGAATTTCGATCACGCGGCCGAACTTGCCGGGCAGCTCGTTTCCTGA
- the rpsD gene encoding 30S ribosomal protein S4: MARYTGPITRKSRRLRVDLVGGDQAFERRPYPPGQHGRARIKESEYLLQLQEKQKARFTYGVMEKQFRRYYQEANNRPGKTGENLLRILESRLDNVVYRAGLARTRRQARQLVTHGHLLVNNKKVDIPSYRVSQYDIIDVKEKSLSTLPFQVARETQGDRPIPGWLQVVGGRLRILVHQLPERAQIDVPLQEQLIVEYYSK, translated from the coding sequence ATGGCACGTTATACCGGACCCATCACCCGCAAGTCGCGTCGTCTGCGCGTCGACCTCGTCGGAGGCGACCAGGCGTTCGAGCGTCGTCCCTACCCGCCGGGCCAGCACGGCCGTGCGCGGATCAAGGAGAGCGAGTACCTGCTCCAGCTGCAGGAGAAGCAGAAGGCTCGCTTCACCTACGGCGTCATGGAGAAGCAGTTCCGTCGTTACTACCAGGAGGCGAACAACCGCCCCGGTAAGACCGGTGAGAACCTGCTCCGCATCCTGGAGTCGCGTCTCGACAACGTCGTGTACCGCGCCGGACTGGCTCGCACCCGCCGCCAGGCACGTCAGCTGGTCACGCACGGTCACCTCCTTGTGAACAACAAGAAGGTCGACATCCCCAGCTACCGCGTCTCGCAGTACGACATCATCGATGTCAAGGAGAAGTCGCTGTCGACGCTTCCTTTCCAGGTGGCGCGTGAGACCCAGGGCGATCGCCCGATCCCGGGTTGGCTGCAGGTTGTCGGCGGACGGCTCCGGATCCTGGTTCACCAGCTTCCCGAGCGTGCGCAGATCGATGTCCCGCTGCAGGAACAGCTGATCGTCGAGTACTACTCGAAGTAA
- the mycP gene encoding type VII secretion-associated serine protease mycosin, whose protein sequence is MMRRLGRLVLATAVVALIAALGEGNALAVVPAPIDVGLVPPKDSTKVEKRRPCKDAVRVPDGPEVPVAQRDLDFRSVWPISRGAGQLVAVIDTGVARHPRLPGLVDGGDLVGTETGTTDCDAHGTLVAGLIAARQVPGSGFSGGAPDSRILAIRQSSSAYSPAGQTDQVDNAGNSVGGYGNVATMAAAVRRAADMGAGVINISEVACKTAAEGIGGGDRYLGAAVKYAATVKDVVVVAAAGNFGSAECKIQNPAADPLRPGADLWDSVSTIASPAWYDDYVLTVGSVEPDGRVSDFSLAGPWVDVAAPGSGLTSLHPTTGDLTNTVYSAQGSAEPVNGTSFAAPYVSATAALVRSRFPQLSAQQVIARIEATAHAPAEGWNPFVGHGVIDPLAAVSANVPTGGAATDGAARSVPLEALPAVTQPDHRPRDVALVAVGSLAALLTLGVLASFPLRRKLQSATQHRS, encoded by the coding sequence GTGATGCGGCGGCTGGGTCGCCTGGTTCTGGCCACCGCGGTGGTGGCCCTCATCGCAGCACTGGGTGAAGGCAACGCCCTGGCAGTGGTACCCGCACCCATCGACGTGGGACTGGTTCCGCCGAAGGACAGCACCAAAGTGGAGAAGCGAAGACCGTGCAAAGATGCCGTACGGGTGCCCGATGGTCCGGAAGTCCCGGTGGCTCAGCGGGACCTGGATTTCCGTTCGGTGTGGCCGATCAGTCGGGGCGCCGGGCAGCTCGTCGCGGTCATCGACACCGGGGTGGCGCGGCATCCGCGCCTTCCCGGACTCGTCGATGGTGGTGACCTGGTCGGGACCGAGACCGGGACAACCGACTGTGACGCTCACGGAACGCTCGTCGCGGGCCTCATCGCCGCACGACAGGTTCCCGGGTCCGGTTTCTCCGGCGGCGCTCCGGACTCCCGCATCCTCGCAATCCGGCAATCGAGCAGTGCCTACAGTCCCGCAGGGCAGACCGATCAGGTCGACAACGCAGGCAACTCGGTCGGTGGATACGGCAACGTCGCGACCATGGCCGCCGCTGTCCGGCGCGCCGCCGACATGGGTGCCGGCGTCATCAACATCTCCGAAGTCGCCTGCAAGACTGCGGCAGAAGGAATCGGTGGCGGCGACCGCTATCTCGGCGCAGCCGTCAAATATGCGGCGACGGTGAAGGACGTCGTGGTGGTTGCTGCCGCGGGCAACTTTGGATCCGCGGAATGCAAGATTCAGAATCCGGCGGCCGACCCGCTCCGACCCGGAGCCGACCTGTGGGATTCGGTGAGCACCATCGCCAGCCCGGCGTGGTACGACGACTACGTCCTGACCGTCGGGTCGGTCGAGCCCGACGGCCGGGTGAGTGACTTCAGCCTCGCGGGCCCCTGGGTCGACGTCGCGGCCCCGGGATCGGGCCTTACCTCACTGCATCCGACGACGGGCGATCTGACGAATACCGTGTACAGCGCTCAGGGAAGCGCGGAACCCGTCAACGGCACCAGTTTCGCGGCCCCCTATGTCTCGGCCACCGCCGCCCTGGTTCGCTCCAGGTTTCCTCAATTATCGGCCCAGCAGGTCATCGCGCGTATCGAGGCCACGGCGCATGCGCCCGCGGAAGGGTGGAATCCGTTTGTCGGGCACGGCGTCATCGACCCGCTCGCAGCCGTATCTGCGAATGTTCCGACGGGCGGCGCAGCAACCGACGGCGCCGCACGCTCGGTCCCCCTGGAGGCCCTTCCTGCAGTTACTCAGCCCGATCACCGCCCGCGCGATGTCGCGTTGGTAGCGGTCGGCTCGCTCGCTGCACTGCTCACCCTCGGAGTGCTGGCGTCATTCCCACTCAGGCGGAAATTGCAGTCCGCGACGCAGCACCGAAGCTGA
- the eccB gene encoding type VII secretion protein EccB translates to MAVTPTTRWQVNGYRFLVRRMEHALVRRDVRMLHDPMRSQSRALAVGVVIASLGLAGCAALALFRPQDKIGDASIVVGKDSGAMFVVMGDTLRPVLNLSSARLIVGQAEKPVIVKESEIDTRPRGALVGIPGAPSALPPGDAAAKTPWAVCDSVGADGHRAVTTSVVVGEPDPIEGGGGLARDQALLVSTSDAAYLMYNGTRAKIDLHDPAITRALGLEGATPRPVSLGFVNAVPEVPPLVAPSIPGAGSQPRFALRDKVIGSVFQVVIGSETTHYVVLRDGIQKISSAVANLIFLSDSHGDTEMSSVSPDATNRIPSVEQIAVSSFPESAPEIVDAISSPVSCLIWKPLRGQDETAASGPAAELSLIAGRSLPIPDGAHTVKLAQADGGGDSADFVYVEPGSGGFVQATGIEPHSTRRDSTFFVADTGVRFGVPDADAAKALGVTAEPPLAPWQILGLLAPGPTLAKSSALVAHDGVAPDPDPAAVASGSN, encoded by the coding sequence ATGGCTGTAACACCCACCACTCGTTGGCAGGTCAACGGGTATCGCTTTCTGGTCAGACGGATGGAACACGCCCTGGTGCGGCGTGACGTACGAATGTTGCACGACCCTATGCGGTCGCAGTCGCGCGCACTCGCGGTGGGGGTGGTGATCGCGTCGCTAGGACTCGCGGGGTGTGCAGCGCTGGCGCTGTTCCGGCCCCAGGACAAAATCGGTGACGCGTCCATCGTCGTCGGCAAGGATTCCGGTGCGATGTTCGTGGTCATGGGGGACACGCTGCGCCCGGTGCTCAATCTGTCGTCTGCCCGCCTCATTGTGGGGCAGGCAGAGAAGCCGGTAATCGTCAAAGAATCGGAGATCGACACTCGGCCCCGCGGGGCGCTGGTCGGAATCCCCGGTGCGCCGTCGGCGCTCCCGCCGGGTGACGCAGCAGCAAAGACACCGTGGGCCGTATGCGACTCGGTCGGGGCAGACGGACATCGTGCGGTCACGACCTCCGTAGTGGTCGGTGAGCCGGACCCGATCGAGGGCGGGGGAGGCCTCGCTCGCGACCAGGCGCTGCTGGTGTCCACCTCGGACGCCGCCTATCTGATGTATAACGGCACCCGCGCGAAGATCGACCTGCACGACCCTGCGATCACCCGTGCTCTCGGCCTCGAGGGTGCCACGCCAAGACCGGTAAGCCTCGGATTCGTCAACGCGGTTCCCGAAGTGCCGCCGCTGGTCGCGCCCAGCATCCCGGGAGCGGGGAGCCAGCCACGGTTTGCTCTGCGCGACAAAGTGATCGGGTCAGTGTTCCAGGTAGTGATCGGATCGGAAACCACCCACTACGTCGTGTTGCGGGACGGAATTCAGAAGATCAGTTCCGCTGTGGCAAACCTCATCTTCCTTTCGGATTCGCACGGGGATACCGAGATGTCGAGTGTCTCGCCGGACGCCACCAACCGAATTCCTTCGGTGGAGCAGATCGCCGTGTCGAGCTTCCCGGAGTCGGCACCCGAGATCGTCGACGCCATTTCGAGTCCGGTGAGTTGCCTGATCTGGAAACCTTTGCGCGGACAGGACGAGACCGCAGCGAGTGGTCCGGCCGCCGAGTTGTCCCTTATTGCAGGACGTAGTCTCCCCATCCCCGATGGTGCGCACACGGTGAAGCTGGCGCAGGCGGACGGCGGCGGGGATAGTGCCGATTTCGTCTACGTCGAACCCGGTTCGGGGGGATTCGTGCAAGCGACCGGTATCGAACCCCACAGCACCCGGCGAGACAGCACGTTCTTCGTGGCTGACACCGGCGTACGGTTCGGCGTTCCCGACGCAGACGCCGCGAAAGCACTGGGGGTGACAGCCGAGCCGCCGCTCGCTCCGTGGCAGATACTAGGACTCCTCGCGCCGGGCCCCACGCTCGCGAAGTCCTCCGCGCTCGTCGCACACGACGGGGTCGCGCCCGACCCGGACCCGGCCGCAGTCGCCTCCGGTTCGAACTGA
- the rplQ gene encoding 50S ribosomal protein L17, with product MPKPKKGARFGGSASHQKAIFANLATALFEHGRITTTESKAKALRPYAEKLVTHAKAGTLAHRREVLKVIRNKDVVHTLFAEIGPFYADRDGGYTRIIKTVPRKGDNAPMAIIELVKEKTVTSEADRARRVKASKDAPAAAPAASDENVVDAVESEATAAEVANADAVVDAIEDESATAADATEADEAKKD from the coding sequence ATGCCCAAGCCCAAGAAGGGTGCCCGCTTCGGCGGGTCGGCTTCGCACCAGAAGGCGATTTTCGCCAATCTGGCTACCGCGCTCTTCGAGCACGGTCGCATCACCACCACCGAGTCCAAGGCGAAGGCCCTGCGGCCGTACGCCGAGAAGCTCGTGACGCACGCCAAGGCGGGAACCCTGGCGCACCGCCGCGAGGTTCTCAAGGTCATCCGCAACAAGGATGTCGTACACACCTTGTTCGCTGAGATCGGCCCGTTCTACGCGGACCGTGACGGTGGATACACCCGCATCATCAAGACGGTTCCCCGCAAGGGTGACAACGCTCCGATGGCCATCATCGAGCTCGTCAAGGAAAAGACCGTCACCTCCGAGGCCGACCGCGCACGTCGCGTGAAGGCGTCGAAGGATGCTCCGGCCGCGGCCCCCGCCGCGTCGGACGAGAACGTTGTCGACGCAGTCGAGTCCGAGGCCACCGCCGCCGAGGTCGCGAACGCTGACGCCGTCGTCGACGCCATCGAAGACGAGTCCGCCACCGCCGCAGATGCGACAGAGGCCGACGAGGCCAAGAAGGACTAG
- the eccD gene encoding type VII secretion integral membrane protein EccD encodes MSIAHDESRASAPSTRPSAAADLCRITVLSTHSQVDMAVPFGVPIAILVPGIVDTIRSHRSTNDFDDSLEQYEPSEWVLAKIGQSPLSTTLTLHEHGIRDGDLLVLQSVQDSAPPPLFDDIMYNVAIADADADREWTRGSARVVGSAAAGLGTVIGSFALLWSESGTDGFVGAGCALTSALLFLVAGAVTGRIYGDAASSVVISGCAVPPAFAAGMLFVPGDLAAAHLLLGLALSGTTAVLALRLGGVGLRVFTALAVASLFGTLAALVSATTDTAAPAVAAGVVAAALTGLASSARVAILLAKLPLPPVPAPGTSVDPSEDDPDDETTMPSFDSLAQRATRARRYLTGLVTAMTILAVSGALLAAQPTLHGEIYWPGLCLAVATATVLMFRGRTYSSAEQAVPLIGGGVTILVLLLTAAAVAVPDYAIVLFAVAMLFAAGGLVLGIIAPRQTFSPVMRRVAELIDLALITSIIPLVCWVTGLYSLMREL; translated from the coding sequence TTGTCCATCGCCCATGACGAGTCGCGCGCGTCCGCGCCGTCCACGCGTCCGAGTGCCGCAGCAGACCTGTGCCGGATCACCGTGCTCTCGACCCATTCACAGGTCGACATGGCGGTGCCGTTCGGTGTTCCGATCGCCATCCTCGTTCCGGGGATCGTCGACACGATCCGCAGCCATCGCAGCACCAATGACTTCGACGATTCACTCGAGCAGTACGAACCGAGCGAGTGGGTTCTCGCGAAGATCGGTCAGTCCCCGCTCTCGACCACGCTGACGTTGCACGAGCACGGTATTCGCGACGGCGACCTCCTGGTCCTGCAGAGTGTGCAGGACAGTGCCCCGCCGCCCCTGTTCGACGACATCATGTACAACGTCGCCATCGCCGATGCCGATGCGGACCGGGAATGGACGCGCGGCTCCGCACGGGTCGTCGGTTCGGCCGCCGCCGGGCTCGGAACGGTGATCGGCTCGTTCGCGCTGCTGTGGTCCGAATCCGGGACGGACGGGTTCGTCGGTGCAGGTTGCGCACTGACATCGGCCCTCCTCTTCCTCGTCGCCGGTGCGGTCACCGGCCGCATCTACGGTGACGCAGCCAGTTCCGTCGTTATCAGTGGGTGCGCCGTTCCGCCGGCCTTCGCCGCCGGGATGCTCTTCGTCCCCGGCGACTTGGCCGCTGCCCACCTGCTCCTCGGGCTCGCACTGTCGGGCACCACCGCGGTCCTCGCGCTGCGACTCGGTGGTGTGGGGCTGAGAGTCTTCACGGCTCTGGCGGTAGCCTCCCTGTTCGGCACCCTCGCCGCGTTGGTATCGGCGACGACCGACACCGCAGCGCCCGCGGTGGCCGCCGGTGTCGTCGCCGCCGCATTGACAGGGCTCGCCTCATCGGCTCGCGTGGCGATACTGCTGGCGAAGCTGCCACTGCCGCCTGTTCCCGCACCGGGTACCTCGGTCGATCCTTCCGAGGACGATCCGGACGACGAGACCACAATGCCATCGTTCGATTCCCTTGCCCAACGTGCCACACGTGCGCGCAGGTATCTCACCGGACTCGTCACCGCGATGACCATCCTCGCGGTCAGCGGCGCACTCCTGGCCGCCCAGCCCACCCTGCACGGCGAGATCTACTGGCCCGGTTTGTGTCTGGCCGTTGCGACCGCGACCGTCCTGATGTTCCGGGGACGCACCTACAGCAGCGCCGAGCAGGCCGTTCCGCTGATCGGCGGCGGCGTGACGATCCTCGTACTGCTGCTCACCGCAGCTGCGGTCGCCGTCCCCGACTACGCGATAGTTCTGTTCGCCGTGGCAATGCTATTCGCAGCGGGCGGGTTGGTCCTCGGCATCATCGCCCCGCGGCAGACGTTCTCGCCCGTCATGCGACGCGTCGCCGAATTGATCGACCTCGCCCTGATCACGTCGATCATCCCGCTGGTGTGCTGGGTGACCGGCCTCTACTCGCTGATGCGCGAGCTGTGA
- the truA gene encoding tRNA pseudouridine(38-40) synthase TruA, whose amino-acid sequence MRLDIAYDGTEFSGWARQNGLRTVCGEIEEKLGAVLRTPLQLTVAGRTDAGVHAAGQVAHVDVPAESLPDDPSRLVRRLARFLPKDVRITRISRAPQHFDARFSAMRRHYEYRLTTAEYGADPLRARDIVSYPKVLDLDVMRSASARLVGLHDFAAFCKRREGATTVRDLQRFDWERDGEIFTAFVSADAFCWSMVRSLVGAVLAVGEGRRDLGWVDELLRERSRASSILVAPAHGLSLVRVDYPDDADLAARKDITRDIRTLPEGCCGD is encoded by the coding sequence TTGCGGCTGGACATCGCCTACGACGGAACCGAGTTTTCCGGGTGGGCTCGCCAGAACGGGCTGCGCACGGTCTGCGGGGAAATCGAGGAGAAACTCGGAGCCGTCCTGCGTACCCCCCTGCAGCTGACGGTGGCGGGACGGACCGACGCAGGGGTCCACGCGGCAGGTCAGGTCGCGCACGTCGACGTTCCCGCCGAGTCGCTGCCGGACGATCCCTCCCGACTCGTCCGCAGACTCGCCCGCTTCCTTCCGAAAGATGTACGGATCACCCGCATCTCACGTGCGCCGCAGCATTTCGACGCGCGTTTCTCGGCGATGCGCCGACACTACGAATACCGCCTGACCACCGCGGAGTACGGAGCGGATCCCCTGCGTGCCCGCGACATCGTGTCGTATCCGAAGGTGCTCGACCTCGACGTAATGCGCTCGGCGTCCGCCAGACTGGTGGGGCTGCACGACTTCGCCGCGTTCTGCAAGCGCAGAGAAGGGGCCACCACGGTTCGCGATCTGCAACGCTTCGACTGGGAACGTGACGGGGAGATCTTCACCGCATTCGTCAGCGCCGATGCCTTTTGCTGGTCGATGGTTCGCAGCCTCGTCGGTGCCGTCCTCGCCGTGGGGGAGGGCCGCCGCGACCTCGGGTGGGTGGACGAGTTGCTGCGGGAGCGGTCGAGGGCAAGTTCGATCCTGGTGGCACCGGCGCACGGTCTGTCGCTGGTTCGGGTCGACTATCCCGACGACGCCGATCTTGCGGCGCGCAAGGACATCACCCGTGACATTCGGACTCTGCCCGAAGGTTGCTGTGGCGACTGA
- the eccE gene encoding type VII secretion protein EccE, with protein MDRSRVTSWPLAHRVSATEVVVAQIVGVLAGALTSVCGVAWWGAVILAVVVALLAVVPIGGWSTLVWARTAWRYFTTPKVARFRTVSFAGPTGQSVGLRWDGASVVAVVEVLPPAGSLTQITRDGFQSTHALPTEALAGCLVQHDISLSGIDIVSHGYRAAAGTPATDVYDRLVGPLPATATRTVWVALRFDATGSVEAVARRGGGEHGASRAITIAASRVVRALADAGCRARILTAPEIDSAALVISRGLDPRSLTQTWKHALLPGVCNTGYSVDPRFLSKDLLAKLWVPSSLGTTVTIRLRPSANDGQVLIGAGCRITTRTMPEPFAVHGLVSMRGRHKESLLSNLPVAVSDLDAVMPMADVPVDTVRHLQLPPAGCGQLIGSDDYGHGITARIFGPGVGMVYVAGELYLAQQLVFRAVATGARVLIQTDRPDAWSSLIDSIATPDRLRVAGHNSQSDNRFNTVVFDGVEASTPRAGVTALYLYAEPSQWPSAEPDLSIVQPSAMGDRILLSTGGTSIELMLVTISSETAFIGRPRAVDDYQPAYQS; from the coding sequence GTGGACCGTTCGCGCGTCACAAGCTGGCCGTTGGCACATCGCGTTTCGGCGACCGAGGTCGTTGTCGCGCAAATTGTGGGAGTTCTGGCCGGGGCACTGACCTCGGTGTGCGGAGTGGCGTGGTGGGGCGCCGTCATACTCGCCGTCGTCGTCGCTCTTCTTGCGGTCGTACCCATCGGCGGGTGGTCGACCCTGGTCTGGGCGCGAACGGCGTGGCGCTACTTCACAACACCGAAGGTCGCGCGCTTCCGCACCGTCAGTTTCGCCGGCCCGACAGGACAGTCCGTCGGTTTGCGGTGGGACGGCGCAAGCGTGGTCGCGGTGGTCGAGGTCCTTCCGCCGGCGGGAAGCCTGACCCAGATCACCCGGGACGGTTTCCAGTCGACGCACGCCCTTCCAACCGAGGCGCTTGCTGGATGCCTTGTCCAGCATGATATTTCGCTCAGCGGCATCGATATCGTCAGCCATGGGTATCGCGCCGCCGCGGGCACGCCGGCCACCGATGTCTACGACCGCCTGGTCGGCCCCCTTCCCGCGACAGCCACCCGGACGGTGTGGGTCGCCCTCCGATTCGACGCCACCGGCAGTGTCGAGGCCGTCGCGCGCCGCGGCGGCGGTGAGCACGGCGCTTCTCGCGCCATAACCATCGCGGCAAGTCGCGTCGTACGCGCACTCGCCGACGCGGGATGCCGGGCCCGAATTCTCACAGCACCCGAGATCGATTCCGCAGCACTGGTCATCAGCCGCGGTCTCGATCCGAGATCTCTCACTCAGACGTGGAAGCATGCTCTGTTGCCGGGGGTATGCAATACCGGATACAGCGTCGATCCGCGCTTTCTCTCCAAAGATCTGCTCGCGAAACTGTGGGTGCCGTCCAGTCTCGGCACCACCGTGACCATTCGGCTACGACCGAGCGCCAACGACGGGCAGGTACTGATCGGCGCCGGATGTCGGATCACCACCCGGACGATGCCGGAACCATTCGCTGTGCACGGGCTCGTCTCGATGCGAGGCCGCCACAAAGAAAGTTTGCTGTCCAATCTTCCTGTGGCAGTGTCTGATCTGGACGCTGTGATGCCTATGGCCGATGTGCCGGTCGACACAGTGCGACACCTGCAGTTGCCGCCGGCGGGGTGTGGCCAGTTGATCGGATCCGACGACTACGGTCACGGGATCACAGCACGCATCTTCGGCCCGGGCGTCGGCATGGTGTACGTCGCGGGCGAGCTGTACCTCGCCCAGCAACTCGTGTTCCGTGCCGTCGCCACTGGGGCCCGGGTCCTCATCCAGACAGATCGGCCCGATGCATGGTCGTCCCTGATCGACTCGATCGCCACGCCCGACCGCCTGCGCGTCGCGGGACATAATTCCCAATCCGACAACAGGTTCAACACCGTAGTGTTCGACGGTGTCGAAGCTTCGACCCCGCGGGCCGGCGTCACTGCTCTCTACCTTTATGCCGAGCCCAGCCAGTGGCCGAGCGCCGAACCCGACCTGTCCATTGTCCAGCCGAGCGCGATGGGTGATCGGATTCTCCTGTCGACCGGCGGGACGAGTATCGAGTTGATGCTGGTCACCATTTCCTCCGAAACGGCATTCATCGGACGGCCCCGCGCGGTAGACGATTACCAGCCGGCCTACCAGTCCTAA